In Haematobia irritans isolate KBUSLIRL chromosome 1, ASM5000362v1, whole genome shotgun sequence, a genomic segment contains:
- the Mlc2 gene encoding myosin regulatory light chain 2, translating to MADEKKKIKKKKTKEEGGTSETASEAASEAATPAPAATPAPASTTGSKRASGGSRGSRKSKRAGSSVFSVFSQKQIAEFKEAFQLMDADKDGIIGKNDLRAAFDSVGKIASDKELDQMLNEATGPINFTQLLTLFANRMATSGANDEDEVVIAAFKTFDNDGLIDGDKFREMLMNYGDKFTMKEVDDAYDQMVIDDKNQIDTQALIEMLTGKEAEEEEEA from the exons GCTGATGAGAAGAAGAAGATCAAGAAGAAGAAGACCAAGGAAGAGGGTGGTACTTCTGAAACCGCTTCTGAGGCCGCATCTGAGGCAGCAACCCCTGCACCAGCTGCCACCCCAGCTCCCGCCTCCACCACTGGCTCCAAGAGAGCTTCCGGTGGCAGCCGTGGCTCCCGCAAGTCCAAGCGTGCCGGTTCCTCTGTGTTCTCTGTTTTCTCCCAAAAACAGATTGCCGAATTCAAGGAA GCTTTCCAACTTATGGATGCTGACAAGGATGGCATTATTGGCAAGAACGATTTGCGTGCCGCTTTCGATTCCGTAGGCAAAATTGCCTCCGATAAGGAATTGGACCAAATGTTGAACGAAGCCACCGGCCCCATCAATTTCACCCAATTGTTGACCTTGTTCGCCAACCGCATGGCCACCTCCGGTGCTAATGATGAAGATGAAGTCGTCATTGCCGCCTTCAAGACCTTCGACAACGATGGTCTCATCGATGGTGATAAATTCCGTGAAATGCTCATGAACTATGGTGACAAATTCACCATGAAGGAAGTTGATGATGCCTACGATCAAATGGTTATCGATGATAAGAACCAAATCGATACCCAAGCCTTGATCGAAATGCTCACAGGCAAGGAAgctgaagaagaagaagaagcctAA